The Bicyclus anynana chromosome 3, ilBicAnyn1.1, whole genome shotgun sequence genome has a window encoding:
- the LOC112048752 gene encoding carbonyl reductase [NADPH] 1-like produces the protein MSKVAIVTGSNRGIGFGIVKALCQRFDGVVYLTSRDELRGKEAVAKLKYMGLKPEYHQLDIADKSSVEKFRDHIKEKYEGIDILFNNAAVLDTEVDSRTYEDAKRVIDNNYRSIFYLKELIYPLIKNNGRVINISSDCGHLSNIRNEYWIKRLSKPDLTEADVNEFVEWYLESVKNGTYNCDDIADEGTIPSYRVTKVALAALTMVHQRELESKNISVNLIQPGLVRTDLTHGVGFFSVDEAVETPLYLALDAPPTLKGAYVWYDKKVIDWYDSKSDCYFKLSSMSS, from the coding sequence ATGTCGAAAGTTGCAATCGTAACGGGTTCTAATCGAGGTATCGGTTTCGGTATAGTCAAAGCCCTGTGTCAGCGTTTCGATGGCGTGGTATACTTGACATCGCGAGATGAACTTCGAGGAAAGGAAGCTGTCGCGAAATTGAAATATATGGGGTTAAAACCAGAATATCACCAACTAGACATTGCTGACAAAAGCAGCGTCGAGAAGTTCAGAGaccatattaaagaaaaatatgagGGAATAGACATTCTTTTTAATAATGCAGCCGTTCTTGATACTGAGGTTGATTCTAGAACATACGAAGACGCCAAAAGAGTTATAGATAACAACTACAGAAGCATTTTCTATTTAAAAGAATTAATCTATCCATTAATAAAGAATAATGGGCGTGTCATCAACATTTCGAGTGACTGTGGACATCTTTCAAATATACGTAATGAGTATTGGATCAAAAGGTTATCAAAGCCGGATTTGACAGAAGCTGATGTAAACGAATTTGTTGAATGGTACCTTGAATCAGTAAAGAATGGTACTTACAATTGTGACGATATTGCTGACGAAGGGACTATCCCGTCATATAGAGTCACAAAGGTAGCACTAGCGGCTCTAACTATGGTTCATCAACGTGAGTTAGAGTCCAAGAATATCTCTGTTAATTTAATACAGCCTGGTTTGGTGCGTACGGATTTAACCCACGGAGTAGGTTTCTTTAGTGTAGATGAAGCGGTTGAGACTCCACTTTATCTTGCTCTTGATGCTCCTCCGACATTGAAGGGCGCTTACGTATGGtacgataaaaaagtaattgATTGGTACGATTCTAAATctgattgttattttaaattaagcaGCATGAGCTCGTAA
- the LOC112048754 gene encoding carbonyl reductase [NADPH] 1-like, with protein sequence MSQVAVVTGSNKGIGFGIVKALCQRFDGVVYLTSRDETRGKEAVAKLNELGLKPEYHQLDVGDRSSVEKFRDYIKAKYGGLDILINNAAVYMSKTYEDIISTISINYKSILTLKEIIYPLVRNNGRIINISSDCGHLSNLRNEYWLRRLSKQDFSEADVNEFVNWYVESQKNNTYNPDDFADGGTIPTYRVSKIALSAVTMVHQREFESKNISINSMHPGLVRTDLTSGAGFFSIEEAAETLVYLALDAPQSLKGAYVWFDKKVLDWYDYKADYYFKLKTALS encoded by the coding sequence ATGTCGCAAGTGGCCGTGGTGACCGGTTCGAATAAAGGCATCGGCTTTGGCATTGTCAAGGCTTTGTGTCAGAGATTCGACGGAGTGGTGTACTTGACATCGCGAGATGAGACGAGAGGAAAGGAGGCTGTCGCTAAATTGAACGAACTAGGACTGAAACCAGAATACCATCAACTTGACGTAGGTGACAGAAGCAGCGTGGAGAAGTTCAGAGATTATATCAAGGCAAAGTATGGAGGACTCGATATACTCATTAACAATGCAGCGGTATACATGTCCAAAACTTACGAGGACATCATAAGtactataagtattaattataaaagtattttaacttTGAAAGAAATCATTTATCCGTTGGTTAGGAATAACGGCAGGATCATAAATATTTCGAGCGACTGTGGTCATCTATCGAATTTAAGGAACGAATATTGGTTAAGAAGGTTATCTAAACAGGATTTTTCGGAAGCTGACGTTAATGAATTCGTCAATTGGTATGTCGAGTCACAAAAGAATAATACATATAATCCTGACGATTTCGCCGATGGAGGAACTATTCCAACATATAGAGTTTCGAAAATAGCTCTCAGTGCTGTAACTATGGTACACCAGCGAGAGTTTGAGTCCAAGAACATATCTATCAACTCAATGCACCCTGGACTGGTACGCACTGATTTGACTTCCGGAGCGGGCTTCTTCAGCATAGAGGAGGCAGCTGAGACGCTGGTCTATCTCGCTCTAGATGCTCCACAGTCACTGAAAGGTGCTTATGTATGGTTTGACAAGAAAGTATTAGACTGGTACGATTACAAAGCTGATTATTACTTCAAATTAAAGACGGCCTTATCATAA
- the LOC112048753 gene encoding carbonyl reductase [NADPH] 1-like, giving the protein MSKVAVVTGSNKGIGFGIVKALCQRFDGVVYLTSRDETRGKEAVAKLNELGLKPEYHQLDVGDRSSVEKFRDYIKAKYGGLDILINNAAALDADYASGTFEDVLTCISINYKSVFTLKEFIYPLVRNNGRIINISSSCGHLSNLRNEYWIKRLSKQDLSEADVDEFVNWHVESKKNNTYNPENFADGGTIPTYRVSKIALSAITMVHQREFESKNISINSMHPGLVRTDMTLGYGTLSTDEAAETPVYLALDAPQSLKGAYVWHDKRVLDWYDYKADYYFTIKSLFP; this is encoded by the coding sequence ATGTCGAAAGTGGCCGTTGTGACCGGTTCGAATAAAGGCATCGGCTTTGGCATTGTCAAGGCTTTGTGTCAGAGATTCGACGGAGTGGTGTACTTGACATCGCGAGATGAGACGAGAGGGAAGGAGGCTGTCGCTAAATTGAACGAACTAGGACTGAAACCAGAATACCATCAACTTGACGTAGGTGATAGAAGCAGCGTGGAGAAGTTCAGAGATTATATCAAGGCAAAGTATGGAGGACTCGATATACTCATAAACAATGCAGCTGCCTTGGATGCAGATTATGCGTCTGGGACCTTCGAAGACGTCCTAACgtgtataagtataaattataaaagtgTTTTTACTTTGAAGGAGTTTATTTATCCATTGGTTAGGAACAACGGTCGAATAATCAATATTTCCAGCAGCTGTGGTCATCTTTCTAATTTAAGAAACGAATATTGGATAAAGAGGTTATCTAAACAGGATTTATCAGAAGCTGACGTCGATGAATTCGTCAACTGGCATGTCGAGTCAAAGAAGAATAATACATACAATCCTGAGAATTTTGCTGATGGAGGAACTATTCCAACTTATAGAGTTTCGAAGATAGCTCTCAGCGCTATAACTATGGTACACCAGCGAGAGTTTGAGTCCAAGAACATATCTATCAACTCAATGCACCCTGGACTGGTACGCACTGATATGACCTTAGGATATGGCACCCTCAGCACAGACGAGGCGGCCGAGACGCCGGTCTACCTCGCCCTGGATGCTCCACAATCACTGAAAGGTGCTTATGTATGGCACGACAAAAGAGTGTTAGACTGGTACGATTACAAAGCCGATTATTACTTTACAATAAAGTCTCTATTCCCGTAG
- the LOC112048756 gene encoding carbonyl reductase [NADPH] 1-like: MSKVAVVTGSNKGIGFGIVKALCQRFDGVVYLTSRDETRGKEAVAKLNELGLKPEYHQLDVGDRNSVEKFRDYIKAKYGGLDILINNAAVLDADFMSGTYEDVVNSININYKSIFSMKELIYPLVRNNGRIINISSDCGHLSNLKNEYWIKRLSKADLSEADVNEFVNWYVESKKNNTYNPEDFADGGTIPTYRVSKIALSAVTMVHQREFESKNISINSMHPGLVRTDMTSGSGFFSTDEAAETPVYLALDAPQSLKGAYVWFDKKVLDWYDYKADYYFKIKTLNW, from the coding sequence ATGTCGAAAGTGGCCGTGGTGACCGGTTCGAATAAAGGCATCGGCTTTGGCATTGTCAAGGCTTTGTGTCAGAGATTCGACGGAGTGGTGTACTTGACATCGCGAGATGAGACGAGAGGGAAGGAGGCTGTCGCTAAATTGAACGAACTAGGACTGAAACCAGAATACCATCAACTTGACGTAGGTGATAGGAACAGCGTAGAAAAGTTCAGAGATTATATCAAGGCAAAGTATGGAGGACTCGATATTTTAATCAACAATGCAGCAGTTTTGGACGCAGACTTCATGAGTGGAACATATGAAGACGTCGTGaatagtataaatattaattacaaaagcATTTTTTCCATGAAAGAGCTAATCTATCCATTGGTTAGGAACAACGGCCGGATTATCAATATTTCAAGCGACTGTGGCCATCTTTCGAATTTAAAAAACGAATATTGGATAAAGAGGTTATCTAAAGCGGACTTATCGGAAGCTGACGTCAATGAATTTGTCAACTGGTATGTCGagtcaaagaaaaataatacttataatcCTGAGGATTTCGCCGATGGAGGAACTATTCCAACTTATAGAGTTTCTAAAATAGCTCTTAGTGCTGTAACTATGGTACACCAGCGAGAGTTTGAGTCCAAGAACATCTCTATCAACTCAATGCACCCTGGACTGGTACGCACTGATATGACCTCCGGATCTGGCTTCTTCAGCACAGACGAGGCGGCCGAGACGCCGGTCTATCTCGCTCTGGATGCTCCACAATCACTGAAAGGTGCTTATGTATGGTTTGACAAGAAAGTGTTAGACTGGTATGATTACAAAGCCgattattactttaaaataaaaactttgaattgGTGA